From a single Bacteroidales bacterium genomic region:
- a CDS encoding YceI family protein: MKHLFFKLLTIGLSIFPAFAFSQITYEVKSHAIVVSGSSNLHDWTATVGTATGNCKVDTTDLISEIKDISIVIDVQTLKSSKGGIMDSKMYNALKTEQYPKMIFKSVQSKILSKTTGITQVSISGNLTIAGKTQKIEVTGFCQLLQGGLFLTMGSKKLKMSDFGVEPPNAMLGTLKTDDEISISFKITLIPWI, from the coding sequence ATGAAACACTTATTTTTCAAACTCTTAACAATAGGACTGTCAATCTTTCCGGCATTTGCGTTTTCACAAATTACCTATGAAGTAAAATCACATGCTATAGTGGTTTCCGGCTCATCAAATCTTCATGATTGGACAGCAACAGTAGGAACAGCAACCGGTAATTGCAAAGTTGATACTACTGACTTAATTTCCGAAATAAAAGACATTAGTATTGTGATTGATGTCCAAACACTGAAAAGTTCAAAAGGAGGAATAATGGACTCGAAAATGTATAATGCCTTGAAAACGGAACAATACCCAAAAATGATTTTTAAATCTGTTCAATCAAAAATATTAAGCAAAACAACCGGAATAACACAAGTTTCAATATCCGGGAATCTGACAATTGCAGGTAAAACTCAAAAAATTGAAGTAACGGGCTTTTGTCAATTATTACAAGGAGGATTATTTTTAACTATGGGCTCAAAGAAGCTCAAAATGTCCGATTTTGGAGTTGAACCGCCAAATGCTATGTTAGGTACTCTGAAAACAGATGATGAAATTTCAATTTCTTTCAAAATCACATTAATTCCTTGGATTTAA
- a CDS encoding helix-turn-helix domain-containing protein translates to MTLIGIADDLGFNSKSSFNIVFKNITGMTPSEYKKNVE, encoded by the coding sequence ATAACCCTAATTGGAATTGCTGATGATTTAGGTTTCAACTCTAAATCTTCCTTTAATATAGTTTTTAAGAATATTACAGGTATGACTCCTTCTGAGTATAAAAAAAACGTTGAATAA
- a CDS encoding LytTR family DNA-binding domain-containing protein yields the protein MNQIRCIAIDDEPLALTILNDYVSKVPYLKMTKTFTCAAEATHYIQTEQPEILFLDVQMPEIKGIDFIKTLVYKPVIILTTAYAEYALQGYNLDVIDYLLKPIPFERFLQAVNKAMRLIESDKKLKNNDKKEYLFVKSGFKSVKINFQDILYIEGLKEYVGIYTKNERFLKLDSLKKLEKILPEDKFIRTHKSYIINIDFIKSHFGNVIEISDKEIPIGRVYRDKLNKLFR from the coding sequence TTGAACGACTATGTCTCAAAAGTTCCTTATCTTAAAATGACTAAAACGTTTACTTGTGCTGCCGAAGCAACACATTATATACAAACAGAGCAACCCGAAATTCTGTTTCTTGATGTACAAATGCCTGAAATAAAGGGTATTGATTTCATAAAAACATTGGTTTATAAACCGGTAATTATTTTAACAACTGCATATGCAGAATATGCCCTACAAGGGTATAATCTTGATGTTATTGACTATTTACTTAAACCCATTCCTTTTGAACGTTTTTTACAAGCCGTAAATAAAGCCATGCGATTAATTGAATCTGATAAAAAATTAAAAAATAATGATAAGAAAGAATATTTGTTTGTAAAATCCGGATTTAAATCAGTAAAAATCAATTTTCAGGATATTTTATATATTGAAGGCTTAAAAGAATATGTAGGCATATATACTAAAAATGAAAGATTTTTGAAATTAGACAGCCTGAAAAAACTTGAAAAGATACTGCCTGAAGACAAATTTATCAGAACTCATAAATCTTATATTATTAATATTGATTTTATAAAATCACATTTCGGCAATGTGATAGAAATTAGCGACAAAGAAATACCGATTGGCAGAGTGTACAGAGATAAATTGAATAAATTATTTCGGTAA